The Pirellulales bacterium genome contains the following window.
TGCAAGCGGCGCTTCAGATCGTCGGGCGAGTTCGACTTGAACATGATCTCTTCCTTGCTGACGAGTCCCTCTTTCCACAGCCGGAACAAGTGATCGTCGAGCAACTGCATGCCGTACTTGCTGCCGGTTTGAATGGCGGAATTGATACGGAAGGTCTTGTTCTCGCGAATCAGGTTGGCAATGGCCGAGGTGACCACCAATAGCTCGTGCGCGGCGACGCGGCCCCCACCGATCTTGGGCACCAGCGCCTGCGAGAGGATGCCGATGATCGAGGTCGACAACTGCGTGCGGATCTGGTCCTGCTGGCTGGTCGGAAACACGTCGATAATACGGTTCACCGTGCCCTGGGCGCCGGTGGTGTGCAGCGTGCCGAACACGACGTGGCCAGTCTCGGCGGCCGTGATCGCGGCTTCGATCGTTTCCAGGTCGCGCATTTCGCCGACCAGGATCACGTCGGGGTCTTGCCGCAAGGCGCGGCGAATCGCTTCGGCGAAGCTGGGCACGTCCACGCCCACTTCGCGCTGGTTAACCGTCGATTTCTTGTGCTCGTGATAGAACTCGATCGGGTCTTCGATCGTGATGATGTGATGATCGACCGTCTCGTTCAGGTAGTTGATCATGCTCGCCAGGCTGGTCGACTTGCCCGAGCCTGTCGGACCCGTCACGAGAAACAAGCCGCGCGGCCGCAGGATCAGCTCCTTGCAAACCGGGGGCAGCCGTAACTGCTCCATGGTGAGCATGGTCGTCGGAATCTGCCGCAGCACCATGCCGATGTTTCCCTTCTGCTTGAAGATGGAAACACGGAAGCGGGCTTGCGTGCCGAACGCGAAACCGAAGTCGCTACCGCCGACCTCCTGCAGCTCCTGCTGGCAGCGTTCGGGCGAAATGCTCTTCATCAGGCTGACCGTATCGTCGCCGGTCAGCACCTTGGTCTCGAGCTTGCGCATGCGGCCGTGCAGCCGCAAAACCGGAGGTTGCCCGACAGCGATGTGCAGATCGCTAGCCCCTTGGGTAACGACGGTCTGCAGCAGCTTGTCAATTAAGATGGTACCCACGAAGTGCCTCCCGCGCGGTTAGCCAGTGGCAAGCCGCGGTCGGGTCGGAACACCCCTGAATCCCTCCAGCACCGTGGGCCTGCCGCGTACCGAGATGGCGAATGCCGTCCCCCTCAGAACGGATCGCTGAAACACGTCTCAGTCGGCCTTCTCCCCGGTGCTGCCTGGCTAGGGATTATTCGTCCTCTCCGTCCGCGACTCAAATTTCGCCACTTAACTCCGCGATTCTCTGTTCCGAGTAACTATTCGCCTGTTCAGATACCTGCGGTGAGCCGATGGGCCAGCTTCCAACGAGTTGTCTCGACGTCACCAGTCAGGTGCTTGTCGCATTGGATTGTTGTCAAAGCCCCATCGCATCAGCCAAGCTGCAGACGTTGCCGTTGCCCCACCGCCGGCAAGAGGTGGTCGCCCGGCGATCACTCTTGGCCGGTACGCTTGGCGACGCGGAATACCTCCTCGATCGACGTGATGCCCTTCATGGCCTTGATCATGCCGTCCTGATAGAGCGTCTTCATCCCGTTTGCCATCGCGACTTTGCGCAGCTCCTGCGTCGAAACGCCCTTGAACGCCAGCTCGCGGATCTTCGACTTCATCAGTAGCAATTCGTAGATGCCGATGCGGCCGCGATA
Protein-coding sequences here:
- a CDS encoding type IV pilus twitching motility protein PilT; the protein is MGTILIDKLLQTVVTQGASDLHIAVGQPPVLRLHGRMRKLETKVLTGDDTVSLMKSISPERCQQELQEVGGSDFGFAFGTQARFRVSIFKQKGNIGMVLRQIPTTMLTMEQLRLPPVCKELILRPRGLFLVTGPTGSGKSTSLASMINYLNETVDHHIITIEDPIEFYHEHKKSTVNQREVGVDVPSFAEAIRRALRQDPDVILVGEMRDLETIEAAITAAETGHVVFGTLHTTGAQGTVNRIIDVFPTSQQDQIRTQLSTSIIGILSQALVPKIGGGRVAAHELLVVTSAIANLIRENKTFRINSAIQTGSKYGMQLLDDHLFRLWKEGLVSKEEIMFKSNSPDDLKRRLQRADAGLADEEEDEKEKKEGHGH